A DNA window from Streptomyces sp. 71268 contains the following coding sequences:
- the scpB gene encoding SMC-Scp complex subunit ScpB, whose protein sequence is MARLALRPALEAVLMVVDEPATEEHLAKVLGRPRRAVADAVRELADEYTRQGRGFELRLVAGGWRFYTRPEYAAAVEGFVLDGQQARLTQAALETLAVVAYRQPVSRSRVSAVRGVNCDGVMRTLLQRGLVEEAGTEPETGAILYRTTNYFLERMGLRGLDELPELAPFLPEVDAVEADSLEGVPSFDPDAPDDADTTTAHSTTEP, encoded by the coding sequence GTGGCCAGGCTCGCGTTGCGGCCCGCGCTGGAGGCCGTGCTGATGGTGGTCGACGAGCCGGCCACCGAGGAACACCTGGCCAAGGTGCTGGGCCGGCCCCGGCGCGCGGTGGCCGACGCGGTGCGGGAGCTGGCCGACGAGTACACCCGCCAGGGGCGCGGCTTCGAGCTGCGCCTGGTGGCGGGGGGCTGGCGGTTCTACACCCGGCCCGAGTACGCCGCGGCCGTCGAGGGCTTCGTGCTCGACGGCCAACAGGCCAGGCTCACCCAGGCCGCGTTGGAGACGTTGGCCGTCGTCGCGTACCGTCAACCGGTCAGCCGTTCGCGCGTCTCCGCCGTACGCGGAGTGAACTGCGACGGCGTGATGCGGACCCTCCTGCAGCGCGGTCTGGTGGAGGAGGCGGGCACGGAACCCGAAACAGGTGCGATCCTGTACAGGACGACGAACTACTTTCTGGAGCGGATGGGCCTGCGGGGCCTGGACGAGTTGCCCGAGCTGGCACCGTTTCTGCCGGAGGTGGACGCCGTCGAGGCGGACTCGCTTGAGGGGGTCCCCTCGTTCGACCCGGACGCACCGGACGACGCAGACACCACGACGGCCCACTCGACTACGGAACCTTGA
- a CDS encoding pseudouridine synthase gives MRSSDRNSGGNRNPRSGGGGRRDDKPRRSGTPRPEERRYDVGSTGQSGANRPGGVGGGKGAPKGGPKAGGRGGPAAGGRGGAPAGGRGGAPAGGRGGAAGRPGGGRGRSVPARPRELDAQIEERNRARHNKPKLNLPKTFGGEDGERLQKVLARAGMGSRRACEELIDQARVEVNGQIVTEQGLRVDPEKDEIKVDGLTVATQSYLFFALNKPAGVVSTMEDPDGRQCLGDYVTNRETRLFHVGRLDTETEGVILLTNHGELAHRLTHPRYGVKKTYLAAIQGPIPRDLGKQLKNGIELEDGYARADHFKVVENVGKNYLVEVTLHEGRKHIVRRMLAEAGFPVEKLVRTHFGPIPLGDQKSGWLRRLTNTEVGMLMREVDL, from the coding sequence ATGCGAAGCAGTGACAGGAACAGCGGCGGCAACCGGAACCCCCGGAGCGGGGGTGGCGGCAGGCGTGACGACAAGCCACGGCGCTCGGGCACGCCCCGGCCCGAGGAGCGCCGCTACGACGTCGGCAGCACGGGGCAGTCGGGCGCGAACCGGCCGGGCGGCGTCGGCGGCGGCAAGGGCGCGCCGAAGGGCGGCCCGAAGGCGGGCGGCCGCGGCGGCCCGGCGGCCGGCGGCCGTGGCGGCGCCCCGGCGGGTGGCCGTGGCGGTGCCCCGGCGGGCGGTCGCGGTGGCGCGGCCGGGCGGCCGGGCGGCGGCCGAGGGCGCTCCGTCCCGGCCCGCCCGCGCGAGCTGGACGCGCAGATCGAGGAGCGCAACCGGGCCCGGCACAACAAGCCGAAGCTCAACCTGCCCAAGACCTTCGGCGGCGAGGACGGCGAGCGGCTGCAGAAGGTGCTCGCCCGGGCCGGCATGGGCTCGCGGCGCGCCTGCGAGGAGCTGATCGACCAGGCCAGGGTCGAGGTGAACGGGCAGATCGTCACCGAGCAGGGGCTGCGCGTGGACCCCGAGAAGGACGAGATCAAGGTGGACGGCCTGACCGTCGCCACCCAGTCGTACCTGTTCTTCGCCCTCAACAAGCCCGCCGGCGTCGTCTCCACCATGGAGGACCCGGACGGCCGCCAGTGCCTCGGCGACTACGTCACCAACCGCGAGACCCGGCTCTTCCACGTCGGGCGCCTCGACACGGAGACCGAGGGCGTCATCCTGCTCACCAACCACGGTGAGCTGGCGCACCGCCTCACCCACCCCCGGTACGGCGTGAAGAAGACCTACCTCGCCGCGATCCAGGGCCCCATCCCGCGTGACCTCGGCAAGCAGCTCAAGAACGGCATCGAGCTGGAGGACGGGTACGCCCGCGCCGACCACTTCAAGGTGGTCGAGAACGTCGGCAAGAACTACCTGGTCGAGGTCACGCTGCACGAGGGTCGCAAGCACATCGTGCGCCGCATGCTCGCCGAGGCCGGGTTCCCGGTCGAGAAGCTGGTCCGCACGCACTTCGGGCCGATCCCGCTCGGCGACCAGAAGTCGGGCTGGCTGCGCCGGCTGACCAACACCGAGGTCGGGATGCTCATGCGCGAGGTGGACCTCTAA
- a CDS encoding DUF952 domain-containing protein: MIYHVVPLDDWLVAPDRPYAPRSLAEDGFVHCSPDEATTLAVATARFRYAVGPLMVLLIDEGKLDVMVRWEAADPAPPPGVSAATRFPHVYGHINRTAVAGMMEVKRDEEGRAVSLGPWS; encoded by the coding sequence ATGATCTACCACGTGGTTCCCCTGGACGACTGGCTGGTCGCGCCCGACCGCCCGTACGCCCCGCGCTCGCTCGCCGAGGACGGATTCGTGCACTGCTCGCCCGACGAGGCCACGACGCTGGCCGTGGCCACGGCCCGCTTCCGGTACGCCGTCGGCCCGCTGATGGTGCTGCTCATCGACGAGGGGAAGCTGGACGTGATGGTGCGCTGGGAGGCCGCCGACCCCGCGCCGCCGCCCGGCGTGTCCGCCGCGACCCGGTTCCCGCACGTGTACGGGCACATCAACCGGACCGCGGTGGCCGGGATGATGGAGGTCAAGCGGGACGAGGAGGGACGCGCGGTCTCGCTCGGCCCCTGGTCGTGA
- a CDS encoding prephenate dehydrogenase produces the protein MRTALVIGTGLIGTSAALALAGRGVHVHLADHDPAQARTAAAMGAGSDAEPEGPVDLVIVAVPPAHVADTLADAMRRGLARGYLDVASVKGGPRRELEAKGCDLTHYLGTHPMSGRERSGPLAASADLFEGRPWVLTPSRDTDTEVLNLALELVALCHAVPVVMDADAHDRAVALVSHTPQLVSSMVAARLQNADETAVRLCGQGIRDVTRIAASDPAMWIDILSANPGPVADVLAELADDLAETVRALRSLESGAEAAREDGAAGIADVLRRGNAGRVRVPGKHGAAPAAYDTVTVLIGDQPGELARIFADADRAGVNIEDVRIEHATGQQAGRIQLVVEPNAVQPLTVALRERGWPLRP, from the coding sequence GTGAGAACCGCTCTCGTCATCGGCACCGGCCTCATCGGCACCTCGGCCGCCCTCGCGCTGGCGGGCCGGGGCGTCCACGTACACCTGGCCGACCACGACCCGGCGCAGGCCCGCACCGCCGCCGCCATGGGCGCCGGCAGCGACGCCGAACCCGAGGGCCCGGTGGACCTGGTCATCGTGGCCGTGCCCCCCGCGCACGTCGCCGACACCCTGGCCGACGCGATGCGCCGCGGCCTGGCCCGCGGCTACCTGGACGTCGCCAGCGTCAAGGGCGGCCCGCGCCGCGAGCTGGAGGCCAAGGGCTGCGACCTGACGCACTACCTGGGCACGCACCCGATGTCGGGCCGCGAGCGGTCGGGCCCGCTGGCCGCCAGCGCCGACCTCTTCGAGGGCCGCCCCTGGGTGCTCACGCCCTCCCGGGACACCGACACCGAGGTGCTGAACCTGGCCCTGGAGCTGGTGGCGCTGTGCCACGCCGTGCCCGTCGTGATGGACGCCGACGCGCACGACCGCGCCGTGGCGCTGGTCTCGCACACCCCGCAGCTCGTCTCCAGCATGGTCGCGGCCCGGCTGCAGAACGCCGACGAGACGGCCGTGCGGCTGTGCGGCCAGGGCATCCGGGACGTCACCAGGATCGCCGCCTCCGACCCGGCGATGTGGATCGACATCCTGTCCGCCAACCCGGGCCCGGTCGCCGACGTGCTGGCCGAGCTGGCCGACGACCTCGCGGAGACCGTACGAGCGCTGCGCTCCCTGGAGTCCGGCGCCGAGGCCGCGCGCGAGGACGGCGCTGCCGGCATCGCCGACGTGCTGCGCCGGGGCAACGCGGGCCGGGTCCGGGTGCCGGGCAAGCACGGCGCCGCGCCCGCCGCCTACGACACCGTGACGGTCCTCATCGGCGACCAGCCGGGCGAGCTGGCCCGGATCTTCGCCGACGCGGACCGGGCCGGCGTCAACATCGAGGACGTACGGATCGAGCACGCCACCGGCCAGCAGGCGGGCCGCATCCAACTGGTGGTCGAGCCGAACGCGGTGCAACCGCTGACCGTGGCGCTGCGCGAACGGGGCTGGCCGCTGCGCCCGTGA
- the cmk gene encoding (d)CMP kinase, with amino-acid sequence MRKVSVTVETAARTAPAAVIVGIDGPSGTGKSSTSKAVAAKLGLRYLDTGAQYRAITWWMLSNGIDVNDPAAVADAAAKPAIVSGTDPAAPTISVDGADAAGPIRTAEVTAAVSAVSAVPEVRARLTELQRTIAAEAPHGIVVEGRDIGTTVLPDADLKIFLTASEAARAARRSGELGGRSASDIAATQAALAKRDAADSGRKTSPLAKADDAVEVDTTELTLEQVIECVVTLIEDKQGA; translated from the coding sequence ATGAGGAAGGTGTCTGTCACCGTGGAAACCGCCGCCCGGACCGCACCGGCAGCAGTCATTGTCGGCATCGACGGCCCCTCCGGCACGGGCAAGTCCAGCACCTCCAAGGCCGTCGCGGCCAAGCTCGGCCTGCGCTACCTGGACACCGGGGCCCAGTACCGGGCGATCACCTGGTGGATGCTGAGCAACGGCATCGACGTGAACGACCCGGCCGCCGTCGCCGACGCCGCGGCCAAGCCCGCCATCGTCTCCGGTACGGACCCGGCCGCGCCCACCATCAGCGTAGACGGCGCCGACGCCGCGGGCCCCATCCGCACCGCCGAGGTCACCGCCGCCGTCAGCGCCGTCAGCGCCGTACCCGAGGTGCGCGCCCGGCTGACCGAGTTGCAGCGCACCATCGCCGCCGAGGCGCCGCACGGCATCGTCGTCGAGGGCCGCGACATCGGCACCACCGTGCTGCCGGACGCCGACCTCAAGATCTTCCTCACCGCTTCGGAGGCGGCCCGCGCCGCCCGCCGCAGCGGCGAGCTGGGCGGCAGGAGCGCCTCGGACATCGCCGCCACGCAGGCGGCGCTGGCCAAGCGGGACGCGGCCGACTCGGGGCGCAAGACCTCCCCGCTGGCCAAGGCCGACGACGCGGTCGAGGTGGACACCACCGAGCTGACCCTGGAGCAGGTCATCGAGTGCGTGGTCACCCTGATCGAAGACAAGCAGGGCGCGTGA
- a CDS encoding lysophospholipid acyltransferase family protein encodes MNTLWRPRVLGAWRVPSSGPVILAVNHAHGVDGPMLMGTAPRPVHFLIKKEAFVGPLDPFLRSIGQLKVDREIADRAAITDALAVLRRGDVLGIFPEGTRGEGDFAALRAGLAYFAVRGDAPIVPVAVLGTSERRGRAIAALPPLRSRIDIVFGPAFRATDDTDGGAPSGTGATRTRATRAVLDAATVRIQARLSEHLADARRRTGR; translated from the coding sequence ATGAACACGCTGTGGCGCCCGCGCGTGCTCGGCGCCTGGCGGGTGCCGAGCAGCGGCCCGGTCATCCTCGCGGTCAACCACGCGCACGGCGTCGACGGCCCGATGCTCATGGGCACCGCGCCCCGGCCGGTGCACTTCCTGATCAAGAAGGAAGCGTTCGTCGGGCCGCTCGACCCGTTCCTGCGCTCCATCGGCCAGCTCAAGGTGGACCGGGAGATCGCGGACCGGGCGGCGATCACCGACGCGCTCGCCGTGCTGCGCCGTGGGGACGTGCTCGGCATCTTCCCGGAGGGCACCCGGGGCGAGGGCGACTTCGCCGCGCTCCGCGCCGGCCTGGCCTACTTCGCGGTGCGCGGCGACGCCCCCATCGTGCCGGTGGCGGTGCTGGGCACCAGCGAGCGGCGCGGCCGGGCCATAGCGGCCCTGCCCCCGCTGCGGTCCCGCATCGACATCGTCTTCGGCCCGGCCTTCCGCGCCACGGACGACACCGACGGCGGCGCCCCGTCCGGGACGGGCGCCACCCGCACCCGGGCCACCCGGGCAGTCCTGGACGCGGCGACCGTCCGCATCCAGGCGCGGCTGAGCGAGCACCTGGCCGACGCCAGGCGCCGCACCGGCCGCTAG
- the der gene encoding ribosome biogenesis GTPase Der, which produces MNDQIHTGDEHGELGDAEYAEFMELAAQEGFDPEEVESDIAAAGHGPLPVLAVVGRPNVGKSTLVNRILGRREAVVEDRPGVTRDRVTYEAEWAGRRFKVVDTGGWEQDVLGIDASVAAQAEFAMEAADAVVFVVDSSVGATDTDEAVVKLLRRAGKPVVLCANKVDGPSAEADAAALWSLGLGEPYPVSALHGRGTGDMLDAALDALPEAPAQTFGTAVGGPRRVALIGRPNVGKSSLLNKVAGEERVVVNEQAGTTRDPVDELIELGGKTWKFVDTAGIRRRVHLQEGADYYASLRTAAALEKAEVAVVLIDASESISVQDQRIITMAVEAGRALVIAYNKWDTLDEERRYYLEREIERDLVQIPWAQRVNVSARTGRHMEKLVPAIETAIAGWETRVPTGRLNAFLGEIVASHPHPIRGGKQPRILFGTQAGVKPPRFVLFASGFLEAGYRRFVERRLREEFGFEGTPIHISVRVREKRGRKK; this is translated from the coding sequence ATGAACGACCAGATCCACACCGGCGACGAGCACGGTGAGCTTGGCGACGCCGAGTACGCGGAGTTCATGGAGCTCGCCGCGCAGGAGGGCTTCGACCCCGAAGAGGTGGAGAGCGACATCGCGGCGGCCGGCCACGGCCCGCTGCCGGTGCTCGCCGTCGTCGGACGCCCCAACGTCGGCAAGTCGACCCTGGTCAACCGGATCCTCGGGCGCCGCGAGGCGGTCGTGGAGGACCGCCCCGGCGTGACCCGGGACCGGGTGACGTACGAGGCCGAGTGGGCCGGGCGCCGCTTCAAGGTGGTGGACACCGGGGGCTGGGAGCAGGACGTGCTCGGCATCGACGCCTCGGTGGCCGCGCAGGCCGAGTTCGCGATGGAGGCCGCCGACGCGGTCGTCTTCGTCGTGGACTCCTCCGTGGGCGCCACCGACACCGACGAGGCCGTGGTCAAGCTGCTGCGGCGGGCCGGCAAGCCCGTCGTGCTGTGCGCCAACAAGGTGGACGGTCCCTCGGCCGAGGCGGACGCGGCGGCCCTGTGGTCGCTCGGTCTCGGCGAGCCCTACCCGGTCTCCGCGCTGCACGGCCGTGGCACCGGCGACATGCTCGACGCCGCCCTGGACGCGCTGCCCGAGGCCCCGGCGCAGACCTTCGGCACGGCCGTCGGCGGCCCGCGCCGCGTCGCGCTCATCGGCCGCCCGAACGTGGGCAAGTCCTCGCTGCTGAACAAGGTCGCGGGCGAGGAGCGGGTGGTCGTCAACGAGCAGGCCGGCACCACCCGCGATCCGGTGGACGAGCTGATCGAGCTGGGCGGCAAGACCTGGAAGTTCGTGGACACCGCCGGCATCCGCCGCCGCGTCCACCTCCAGGAGGGCGCGGACTACTACGCGTCGCTGCGCACCGCGGCGGCGTTGGAGAAGGCGGAGGTCGCGGTCGTCCTCATCGACGCCAGCGAGTCCATCAGCGTGCAGGACCAGCGGATCATCACGATGGCCGTGGAGGCCGGTCGGGCGCTGGTCATCGCGTACAACAAGTGGGACACCCTCGACGAGGAGCGCCGCTACTACCTGGAGCGGGAGATCGAGCGGGACCTGGTGCAGATCCCGTGGGCCCAGCGGGTCAACGTCTCGGCGCGTACGGGGCGGCACATGGAGAAGCTGGTCCCGGCGATCGAGACCGCCATCGCCGGTTGGGAGACCCGGGTCCCCACCGGGCGGCTGAACGCCTTCCTCGGCGAGATCGTGGCCTCCCACCCGCACCCGATCCGTGGCGGTAAGCAGCCGCGCATCCTGTTCGGTACGCAGGCGGGCGTCAAGCCCCCGAGGTTCGTCCTGTTCGCCTCCGGCTTCCTGGAGGCCGGCTACCGCCGCTTCGTGGAGCGCCGGCTGCGCGAGGAGTTCGGCTTCGAGGGCACCCCCATCCACATCTCGGTACGGGTCCGCGAGAAGCGCGGGCGCAAGAAGTAG
- a CDS encoding glycosyltransferase family 4 protein, which translates to MHISFLIHNAYGIGGTIRTTYNTARTLAEQHDVEIVSVFRHRDEPVFDPGSKVTLRHLVDIRKNSPDYEGDDPRYTKPARVFPYTEGRYKQYSELTDLRIGEHLAGLETDVVVGTRPGLNCHIAREARRGIVRVGQEHLTLSTHSKGLKKTLRGLYPRLDAVTTVTEADANTYRRQMRLPGVRVEAVPNSVPEPGITPADGTGKWVVAAGRLAPVKRYDLLIKAFAKVVAQRPDWRLRIYGGGAERDKLRALIDRLGLYNHVYLMGPANPLDPEWAKGSIAAVTSSLESFGMTIVEAMRCGLPVVSTDCPHGPGEIIDDGVDGRLVPVGNVNAIAGALLDLINNDELRQRMGGAALANSARYDPSQVAGRYEALFSDLMSRGGLRGSLHRTRGALLSGVYATKDVGRQAFRKVRAA; encoded by the coding sequence ATGCATATCTCATTCCTGATTCACAACGCGTACGGGATCGGCGGGACGATCCGCACCACGTACAACACTGCCCGCACGCTCGCGGAGCAGCACGACGTGGAGATCGTCTCCGTGTTCCGGCACCGCGACGAGCCGGTCTTCGACCCCGGCTCCAAGGTGACGTTGCGGCATCTGGTGGACATCCGTAAGAACAGCCCGGACTACGAGGGCGACGACCCGCGCTACACCAAGCCCGCCCGCGTGTTCCCGTACACCGAGGGCCGGTACAAGCAGTACAGCGAGCTGACCGACCTGCGCATCGGCGAGCACCTGGCGGGCCTGGAGACGGACGTGGTGGTCGGCACCCGGCCCGGGCTGAACTGCCACATCGCGCGCGAGGCGCGGCGCGGGATCGTGCGCGTGGGGCAGGAGCACCTGACCCTGAGCACGCACTCCAAGGGGCTGAAGAAGACGCTGCGCGGCCTGTACCCGAGGCTGGACGCGGTGACCACGGTCACCGAGGCCGACGCCAACACCTACCGGCGCCAGATGCGGCTGCCTGGGGTGCGGGTGGAGGCGGTGCCCAACAGCGTTCCGGAGCCGGGGATCACCCCGGCCGACGGAACCGGCAAGTGGGTCGTGGCCGCCGGCCGGCTGGCCCCGGTGAAGCGGTACGACCTGTTGATCAAGGCGTTCGCCAAGGTCGTGGCCCAGCGCCCGGACTGGCGGCTGCGGATCTACGGCGGCGGCGCGGAGCGGGACAAGCTACGCGCCCTCATCGACCGCCTCGGGCTCTACAATCACGTCTACCTCATGGGCCCCGCCAACCCGCTCGACCCCGAGTGGGCCAAGGGCTCCATCGCCGCCGTCACCTCCAGCCTGGAGTCGTTCGGCATGACGATCGTCGAGGCCATGCGCTGCGGACTGCCGGTGGTCTCCACCGACTGCCCGCACGGCCCCGGCGAGATCATCGACGACGGCGTGGACGGCCGCCTGGTGCCCGTCGGCAACGTCAACGCGATCGCCGGCGCCCTCCTCGACCTGATCAACAACGACGAGCTGCGGCAGCGCATGGGCGGCGCCGCGCTCGCGAACTCGGCCCGCTACGACCCCTCCCAGGTCGCCGGCCGGTACGAGGCGCTCTTCAGTGACCTGATGTCGCGCGGCGGACTGCGCGGCTCGCTCCACCGCACGCGAGGCGCCCTGCTCAGTGGCGTGTACGCGACCAAGGACGTCGGACGACAGGCGTTCAGAAAGGTACGTGCCGCATGA
- a CDS encoding hydrophobic protein — protein sequence MVPVLLVLLLALILFGAGFAIKVLWWIAIAVLVIWLLGFLVRSTTPSGHRSRWYRW from the coding sequence ATGGTTCCTGTTCTACTCGTTCTGCTGCTGGCCCTGATCCTGTTCGGCGCCGGCTTCGCGATCAAGGTGCTGTGGTGGATCGCCATCGCCGTGTTGGTCATCTGGCTGCTCGGCTTCCTGGTGCGCTCCACCACGCCGAGCGGCCACCGCTCCCGCTGGTATCGATGGTGA
- a CDS encoding YafY family protein, producing the protein MLETSARLLRLLSLLQTHGGLASADRYGAGGGRRSWAGAELAERLGVTPRTIRRDVDRLRELGYPVHSVPGTAGGYQLGAGAELPPLLLDDDEAVAVAVGLRMAPAGVEGIDESTVRALAKLEQVLPDRLRRRVSALNTYTVPMVGAPGHAAIDPRVLTELAHACRDRERVRFEYRDHGGGVSRRTTEPYRLVCSRARWYLVAWDLDRADWRTFRADRITPKPPHGPRFEDREPPADDLAAYVSRGVSVTAYAHRATVLLRVSVERAAEQISPSAGVLEAVDDHSCLLHTGAHALDVLVLHIVLAGFDFEVREPAELREHIRRIRDRLDRALP; encoded by the coding sequence ATGTTGGAAACCTCGGCCCGACTCCTGCGTCTGCTCTCGCTGTTGCAGACCCACGGCGGCCTCGCGTCGGCGGACCGGTACGGCGCGGGCGGTGGGCGCCGTAGTTGGGCGGGCGCGGAGCTGGCCGAGCGCCTCGGCGTCACCCCGCGCACCATCCGCCGCGACGTGGACCGGCTGCGCGAACTCGGCTACCCGGTGCACTCCGTGCCGGGCACCGCGGGCGGCTACCAGCTCGGCGCGGGCGCCGAGCTGCCGCCGCTGCTGCTCGACGACGACGAGGCGGTGGCCGTCGCGGTGGGACTGCGGATGGCCCCCGCCGGGGTGGAGGGCATCGACGAGAGCACCGTGCGCGCCCTGGCCAAGCTGGAGCAGGTGCTGCCGGACCGGCTGCGTCGCCGGGTCTCGGCGCTGAACACGTACACGGTGCCGATGGTCGGCGCGCCCGGCCACGCGGCCATCGACCCGCGGGTGTTGACCGAGTTGGCGCACGCCTGCCGGGACCGGGAGCGGGTCCGGTTCGAGTACCGGGACCACGGCGGCGGGGTGAGTCGCCGCACGACCGAGCCGTACCGCCTGGTGTGTTCGCGGGCGCGCTGGTACCTGGTCGCGTGGGACCTCGACCGCGCCGACTGGCGCACCTTCCGGGCCGACCGCATCACCCCCAAGCCACCGCACGGCCCGCGCTTCGAAGACCGCGAGCCGCCCGCCGACGACCTGGCCGCCTACGTGTCGCGGGGCGTGTCCGTGACCGCGTACGCGCACCGCGCCACCGTGCTGTTGCGGGTCTCGGTGGAGCGCGCCGCGGAGCAGATCTCGCCGTCGGCCGGGGTCCTCGAGGCGGTGGACGACCACTCCTGCCTGCTGCACACCGGCGCACACGCGCTGGACGTGCTGGTGCTGCACATCGTCTTGGCGGGCTTCGACTTCGAGGTGCGCGAACCGGCCGAGCTGCGCGAGCACATCAGGCGGATTCGCGACCGTCTCGACCGGGCTCTGCCTTGA
- the ctaD gene encoding cytochrome c oxidase subunit I: MGTETAQAAAGPVRERRPGRVVVDWLTTTDHKKIGHLYLITSFGFFLLGGLLALVMRAELARPGLQLVSNEQFNQAFTLHGTIMLLLFATPTFAGFANEIMPLQIGSPDVAFPRLNMLSYWLFLIGGLMVVSGMLLPNGAADFGWFAYAPLNSATHSPGIGADLWIMGLALSGFGTILGSVNFLTTIIGMRAPGMTMFRMPVFTWNVLFTSILVLIAFPVLAAALLCLEADRRFGAVVFEAKYGGAILWQHLFWFFGHPEVYIIALPFFGIITEIIPVFSRKPIFGYVMLIGATMAITGLSVVVWAHHMFATGAVLLPFFSFLSFLIAVPTGVKFFNWIGTMWHGSISFETPMLWSIGFLVSFLFGGLTGVILASPPLDFHVTDSYFVVGHFHYVVFGTVVFAMFAGFYFWWPKLTGKMLDERLGRVHFWTLFVGFHATFLVHHWLGVEGMPRRYADYLAADGFTALNMVSTVGAFLLGLSTLPFLYNVWKTARYAPPVAVDDPWGFGRSLEWATSCPPPRHNFLALPRIRSESPAFDLRHPRVARLEESSIKAEPGRDGRESA; this comes from the coding sequence ATGGGGACGGAGACCGCTCAGGCGGCTGCCGGGCCGGTTCGGGAGCGGCGGCCCGGCCGCGTGGTGGTGGACTGGCTGACGACGACCGACCACAAGAAGATCGGCCACCTCTACCTGATCACCTCGTTCGGCTTCTTCCTGCTCGGCGGGTTACTGGCCCTGGTGATGCGGGCCGAGCTGGCCCGCCCGGGGTTGCAGCTCGTCTCGAACGAGCAGTTCAACCAGGCGTTCACGCTGCACGGCACGATCATGCTGCTGCTGTTCGCGACGCCGACCTTCGCCGGGTTCGCCAACGAGATCATGCCGCTCCAGATCGGCTCCCCCGACGTGGCCTTCCCGCGCCTGAACATGCTCTCGTACTGGCTGTTCCTCATCGGCGGGCTCATGGTGGTCAGCGGCATGCTGCTGCCGAACGGCGCGGCCGACTTCGGCTGGTTCGCCTACGCGCCGCTCAACAGCGCCACCCACTCGCCCGGCATCGGCGCCGACCTGTGGATCATGGGCCTGGCGCTGTCGGGCTTCGGCACGATCCTGGGCTCGGTCAACTTCCTCACCACCATCATCGGGATGCGCGCACCCGGCATGACGATGTTCCGGATGCCCGTCTTCACCTGGAACGTGCTGTTCACCTCGATCCTGGTGCTCATCGCCTTCCCCGTACTGGCCGCCGCGCTGCTGTGCCTGGAGGCGGACCGGCGCTTCGGGGCGGTGGTCTTCGAGGCCAAGTACGGCGGGGCCATCCTGTGGCAGCACCTGTTCTGGTTCTTCGGGCACCCGGAGGTCTACATCATCGCGCTGCCGTTCTTCGGCATCATCACGGAGATCATCCCGGTCTTCTCCCGCAAGCCGATCTTCGGCTACGTGATGCTGATCGGGGCGACGATGGCCATCACGGGGCTGTCCGTGGTCGTCTGGGCCCACCACATGTTCGCCACCGGAGCGGTGCTGCTGCCCTTCTTCTCCTTCCTGTCCTTCCTGATCGCGGTGCCGACCGGGGTGAAGTTCTTCAACTGGATCGGCACCATGTGGCACGGGTCGATCTCCTTCGAGACGCCGATGCTGTGGTCGATCGGCTTCCTGGTCAGCTTCCTGTTCGGCGGCCTGACCGGCGTGATCCTGGCCTCGCCGCCGCTGGACTTCCACGTCACCGACAGCTACTTCGTGGTGGGCCACTTCCACTACGTGGTCTTCGGCACGGTCGTCTTCGCGATGTTCGCCGGCTTCTACTTCTGGTGGCCGAAGCTCACCGGCAAGATGCTCGACGAGCGACTCGGCCGCGTCCACTTCTGGACCCTGTTCGTCGGCTTCCACGCCACGTTCCTGGTCCACCACTGGCTGGGCGTGGAGGGCATGCCGCGCCGGTACGCGGACTACCTGGCGGCCGACGGCTTCACCGCGCTCAACATGGTCTCGACCGTCGGCGCCTTCCTGCTCGGCCTGTCCACGCTGCCGTTCCTCTACAACGTCTGGAAGACCGCGCGCTACGCGCCGCCGGTGGCCGTGGACGACCCGTGGGGGTTCGGCCGCTCGCTGGAGTGGGCGACCTCCTGCCCGCCGCCTCGGCACAACTTCCTCGCGCTGCCCCGCATCCGCTCCGAGTCCCCCGCCTTCGACCTGCGCCACCCGCGAGTGGCGCGGTTGGAAGAGTCGAGCATCAAGGCAGAGCCCGGTCGAGACGGTCGCGAATCCGCCTGA
- a CDS encoding proteinase inhibitor I78, whose amino-acid sequence MAPLPTPPAEPADDLDSYVGLAGEAAERRARERGWTTVRSLPKGAIITMEYLTGRLNFTVEDGVVERCWKG is encoded by the coding sequence ATGGCACCTCTACCCACACCCCCGGCCGAACCGGCCGACGACCTGGACTCCTACGTCGGACTCGCCGGCGAGGCCGCCGAGCGGCGGGCCAGGGAGCGCGGCTGGACCACCGTCAGGTCGCTGCCGAAGGGCGCGATCATCACCATGGAGTACCTGACCGGCCGACTGAATTTCACCGTCGAGGACGGCGTCGTCGAGCGCTGCTGGAAGGGCTGA